One genomic segment of Leptospira neocaledonica includes these proteins:
- a CDS encoding acyltransferase family protein, with protein MKHNDAVTYRPDIDGLRAIAVLSVVLFHAFPTVIRGGFVGVDVFFVISGYLISSILFKNLQKGTFHFLDFYARRIRRIFPSLLVVLTFCLTLGYFVLLGEEYKQLGRHTFAGSFFFSNIALLDDLSDYFNGAAELKPLLHLWSLGIEEQFYIVWPLALYLAWRCRFNLFFMTIVCAVVSLIWNLAEYKRNPIYTFYLPYTRVWELLFGATLAWTQLYKPETIKDLLPSFIQKIEFFNKPFSFPLWNDPKICDIRSILGFVLIIAPVLFYGKSTPFPGFAALAPVLGAVLIISSGPEAIINKKVLAIKPMVFVGLISFPLYLWHWPLLSFTAILESGTPALKWRLIAVVLSFVLSTLTWHYVEKNLRFRENTWVLGSLAGLLIFAALFGQTIYKKDGWSYRVAQYRENAKIFEGWMISDPKCIDRFKSEYGSNLVYCLVGDPNKQPDAVLIGDSHANALAYGLIRKFSNDRLNLLHMGLGGCPPFFGIEADPKRPCERESNTLEMLEKNPKITKILLNSRGPRYLTGHGYGDLEINAVGAAKYRFRPDITDPKQAFREAMRDTLRRLTAAGKEIVFVADVPEIGFDPKRCVSLRPFRLESEDPDKVCKIPRKNFDERNLEYHELVNSILSEFPKVKLWETWKNFCDDQYCYAFRDGKLLYRDSNHISLEGSYWLGEKYDPK; from the coding sequence ATGAAACATAACGATGCAGTGACTTATCGTCCGGATATCGACGGTTTAAGAGCGATCGCTGTTCTTTCCGTAGTTCTATTTCACGCCTTTCCAACTGTGATACGAGGCGGATTTGTTGGCGTAGATGTTTTCTTTGTAATATCCGGATACTTGATCTCAAGCATTCTTTTTAAAAATCTCCAGAAGGGTACATTTCATTTTTTAGATTTTTACGCTCGCAGAATACGAAGAATTTTTCCCTCTTTATTGGTGGTTTTAACTTTCTGCCTAACATTGGGATATTTCGTATTATTAGGTGAAGAATATAAACAATTAGGAAGACATACTTTCGCTGGAAGTTTCTTTTTTTCGAATATAGCTCTTTTGGATGATTTATCCGATTACTTCAATGGCGCCGCAGAGTTAAAACCGTTATTACATTTATGGTCTTTGGGAATCGAGGAACAGTTCTATATAGTTTGGCCTTTAGCATTGTATCTTGCCTGGCGGTGTAGATTTAATTTGTTTTTCATGACTATTGTCTGCGCTGTAGTTTCACTAATATGGAATTTGGCCGAATATAAAAGAAATCCTATATATACTTTCTATTTACCTTATACTAGGGTTTGGGAACTTCTGTTTGGAGCTACCTTGGCTTGGACTCAATTGTATAAGCCAGAAACGATTAAGGATTTACTTCCTTCTTTTATTCAGAAAATCGAATTTTTCAATAAACCATTTTCTTTTCCCTTATGGAATGACCCTAAAATATGCGATATCCGTTCAATCTTAGGATTTGTTCTGATCATAGCTCCGGTTTTATTTTACGGTAAATCGACTCCTTTTCCGGGATTTGCCGCGCTGGCTCCGGTTTTGGGAGCGGTTTTAATTATTTCATCTGGTCCTGAAGCCATCATTAATAAGAAAGTTTTAGCGATTAAGCCGATGGTTTTTGTGGGGTTGATTAGTTTTCCTTTATATTTGTGGCATTGGCCTTTGTTATCCTTTACGGCTATTTTGGAATCTGGAACTCCTGCACTTAAATGGAGACTGATTGCAGTTGTACTTTCCTTTGTACTTTCTACTCTAACTTGGCATTATGTGGAAAAGAATTTACGCTTTCGGGAAAATACTTGGGTTCTGGGTTCTCTTGCAGGGTTGCTAATTTTCGCGGCTTTATTTGGTCAGACCATTTATAAAAAGGACGGATGGTCTTATCGTGTTGCTCAATATCGTGAGAACGCGAAAATTTTCGAAGGTTGGATGATCTCCGATCCTAAATGTATCGATAGATTTAAATCTGAATACGGATCAAACTTAGTATATTGTCTTGTAGGAGATCCGAATAAACAACCGGATGCAGTTCTGATCGGAGACAGTCACGCGAACGCATTGGCATATGGATTGATCCGGAAATTTTCCAACGATCGTTTGAATTTATTGCATATGGGATTAGGTGGTTGCCCTCCTTTTTTCGGAATAGAGGCAGATCCTAAACGGCCTTGCGAGAGAGAGAGTAATACCTTGGAGATGTTGGAAAAAAATCCAAAGATTACCAAGATACTATTAAATAGCAGAGGCCCTAGATATTTAACCGGACACGGTTATGGAGATTTAGAAATAAATGCGGTGGGGGCGGCAAAATACCGCTTTAGACCAGATATAACCGATCCTAAACAGGCTTTCAGAGAGGCAATGCGGGATACTTTAAGAAGGTTAACTGCTGCCGGAAAAGAAATCGTTTTTGTGGCGGATGTTCCTGAAATAGGATTCGATCCGAAACGTTGTGTTTCTTTGCGACCATTTAGACTTGAATCTGAGGATCCCGATAAGGTTTGCAAAATACCTAGGAAAAATTTCGACGAAAGAAATTTAGAATATCATGAATTAGTAAATTCTATTCTAAGCGAATTCCCTAAAGTTAAATTATGGGAGACTTGGAAAAATTTTTGTGATGATCAATATTGTTATGCTTTTAGGGATGGAAAACTTCTTTATAGGGATAGCAATCATATTTCTTTAGAAGGATCTTACTGGTTGGGAGAAAAATACGATCCGAAATAA